The following proteins are encoded in a genomic region of Sulfurimonas sp. HSL3-7:
- a CDS encoding GGDEF domain-containing protein produces the protein MLLPEEKERALRFKLALRMGLPIFLLFLIVSISFFSIEQETIPSYYFVIVISVFVVMIYYIFYLIYQGYEERITDPITHTFSREYLINYFKKKIDNGPYTILLISVHNLTDINSRYGVKKGDKVLYEVGQWIGAFLKEKEIERFPIGHYKGSDFLIGLEGTKERYQNMLDLMCLKFQNRTIDEIEINLTAAIVDTNYSQDLEQLTTRLFDLLDEKMLDRQAFEEEEIDPTELESSVIQAIQRQSFSLMYQTVYEKDTPSMLEASIKLINDEGKIIHQNKYMPVIDRLGLTRTYDEIILEKVVQACESVPHRLILALTLSPSSVRNNSFFERTLTLLNNNETARGRIMFVLSENEYYHHPKRYNELLQAYRRLGVFIAIDNLGAFKSTMALLKDLKVDVVRFDNQYGKHIKEREYQNIVKGLHIIAQGFGMRSWIRMVEDETEYKNVKSLGIDFIQGNYLGKIGSLEEVDKML, from the coding sequence GACAATCCCCAGCTACTATTTTGTCATAGTAATCTCTGTTTTTGTCGTGATGATCTATTACATCTTCTACCTGATATATCAGGGGTATGAAGAGCGTATCACGGACCCTATCACGCACACCTTCAGCCGCGAATATCTGATAAATTATTTCAAAAAGAAGATTGACAATGGTCCCTACACGATATTGCTGATCTCTGTGCATAACCTGACGGATATTAACAGCCGGTACGGGGTAAAAAAAGGTGACAAGGTGCTCTATGAGGTAGGCCAGTGGATAGGTGCTTTTTTAAAAGAGAAAGAGATCGAACGTTTTCCGATCGGTCATTATAAAGGTTCCGATTTTCTGATCGGCCTCGAGGGTACGAAAGAGCGTTATCAGAATATGCTTGATCTGATGTGTCTGAAATTCCAAAACAGAACCATAGACGAGATTGAGATCAATCTAACAGCCGCTATCGTTGACACCAATTATTCCCAAGACCTTGAGCAGTTGACGACCCGCCTCTTTGACCTTTTGGATGAAAAGATGTTGGACCGACAAGCTTTTGAAGAGGAGGAGATCGACCCGACCGAACTTGAATCATCGGTTATCCAGGCGATCCAGAGACAATCTTTTTCATTGATGTATCAAACAGTTTATGAGAAAGATACGCCGAGCATGCTCGAAGCGAGCATCAAACTGATAAACGATGAAGGCAAGATCATCCATCAAAACAAATACATGCCGGTGATCGACCGTCTGGGTCTTACGCGCACCTATGATGAGATCATACTGGAAAAAGTCGTCCAGGCATGTGAAAGTGTACCGCATCGTCTAATCTTGGCACTTACACTTTCTCCCTCATCGGTACGAAACAACAGTTTTTTTGAAAGGACTTTGACCCTTTTAAACAACAATGAGACGGCGCGCGGCAGAATTATGTTTGTATTGAGCGAAAACGAATATTATCACCATCCGAAACGTTACAATGAACTCTTGCAAGCTTATAGAAGACTGGGTGTTTTTATTGCCATTGATAATCTCGGTGCATTTAAAAGTACGATGGCACTGTTAAAAGATCTCAAAGTTGACGTGGTGCGTTTTGATAATCAGTACGGCAAGCATATTAAAGAGAGGGAGTATCAGAACATTGTCAAAGGGCTTCATATTATTGCCCAGGGTTTTGGCATGCGCAGTTGGATACGGATGGTCGAAGACGAGACCGAATATAAAAATGTCAAATCACTTGGGATCGATTTTATTCAGGGCAATTATCTGGGCAAGATCGGATCACTGGAAGAAGTGGATAAGATGTTATGA
- a CDS encoding inorganic phosphate transporter encodes MDIHTIKKMEKKAVKSSRSDFFRMGIALFFMVIVLWYSFATNHSIPNNAFLAIAALFGAYMALNIGANDVANNVGPAVGSKALTMGGAILIAAIFEASGAIIAGGDVVSTIKKGIIDPAFFINPQEFIWAMTAALLAGGLWLNVATAIGAPVSTTHSIVGGVMGGGIAAAGFSIVSWGTMGKIASSWVISPVLGGVVAALFLYSIKKSIVYKEDKLAAMRKMVPIYVAIMSWAFGTYLMLKGVKHIVKVDFMTASLIGLVAAVGAYLIVKPMVNKASLKLSNSRSDANTLFTIPLIFAAALLSFAHGANDVANAIGPLAAIADAVQHTTIASKAPIPLWVMMVGAIGISLGLALYGPKLIKTVGSEITELDQIRAFSVAMAAAITVIVASQLGLPVSSTHIAVGGIFGVGFLREYLSTTSEEEKIREERAHLAEDKKILRALCNEREGLEKKEGKTKEDYQRITELYQMIEDEEDRIKAEKKLIKRAENVKYVKRDAVKKIIAAWIITVPAAAVLSAAIFYMIKGFMS; translated from the coding sequence ATGGATATCCACACAATCAAAAAAATGGAAAAAAAAGCAGTTAAGAGTTCGCGATCGGACTTTTTTCGTATGGGAATCGCCCTCTTTTTTATGGTCATCGTACTTTGGTACTCGTTTGCGACCAATCACAGTATACCGAATAACGCATTTTTGGCGATAGCTGCTCTTTTTGGTGCCTATATGGCGCTTAATATCGGCGCGAACGATGTCGCTAACAATGTCGGTCCGGCTGTCGGTTCGAAAGCATTGACGATGGGCGGTGCGATCCTGATCGCCGCCATCTTTGAAGCCAGCGGTGCGATAATCGCCGGCGGCGACGTTGTCAGCACCATAAAAAAAGGGATTATCGACCCTGCATTCTTTATTAACCCGCAGGAGTTCATCTGGGCGATGACAGCGGCGCTTTTGGCAGGCGGGCTCTGGTTAAATGTTGCCACCGCTATCGGCGCACCGGTCTCGACGACCCACTCCATCGTGGGTGGTGTGATGGGCGGCGGTATTGCCGCCGCCGGTTTCAGTATCGTCTCGTGGGGAACTATGGGGAAGATCGCTTCCTCATGGGTGATCTCGCCTGTCCTGGGCGGTGTCGTGGCGGCACTTTTTCTCTACTCGATCAAAAAGAGCATTGTCTACAAAGAAGACAAGCTGGCCGCGATGCGCAAGATGGTACCGATCTATGTTGCGATCATGAGTTGGGCTTTCGGAACCTATCTGATGCTCAAAGGGGTCAAGCACATTGTCAAGGTCGATTTTATGACAGCATCGTTGATCGGGCTTGTTGCCGCTGTCGGAGCCTATTTGATCGTCAAACCGATGGTCAACAAAGCCTCGCTCAAGTTGAGCAACTCCCGATCGGACGCCAACACTCTCTTTACAATCCCTCTTATTTTTGCAGCGGCATTGCTCAGTTTCGCCCATGGTGCCAATGATGTCGCCAATGCGATCGGCCCCCTGGCTGCAATCGCTGATGCTGTCCAGCACACGACCATCGCTTCCAAAGCGCCGATCCCGCTCTGGGTGATGATGGTGGGTGCGATCGGTATCTCACTCGGTCTTGCGCTTTATGGCCCAAAACTGATCAAAACGGTCGGCAGCGAGATCACCGAGCTCGATCAGATCCGCGCTTTCAGTGTGGCAATGGCCGCGGCAATTACAGTCATCGTCGCTTCGCAGTTGGGACTGCCGGTCAGTTCGACCCATATCGCGGTCGGCGGCATTTTTGGCGTCGGCTTTTTACGCGAGTATCTCTCTACCACCTCGGAAGAGGAGAAGATCCGTGAAGAGCGCGCTCATTTGGCAGAAGACAAGAAGATACTTAGAGCGCTTTGCAATGAGCGTGAGGGTCTGGAGAAAAAAGAGGGCAAGACAAAAGAGGATTACCAGCGTATTACCGAACTCTACCAGATGATTGAAGATGAAGAGGATCGGATCAAAGCAGAGAAAAAACTGATTAAACGTGCTGAGAATGTCAAGTATGTCAAACGCGATGCGGTCAAGAAGATCATTGCTGCCTGGATCATCACTGTGCCTGCTGCTGCTGTTCTATCAGCGGCGATCTTCTATATGATCAAAGGGTTTATGTCGTAG
- the pstB gene encoding phosphate ABC transporter ATP-binding protein PstB, which translates to MATIVNVTEEKALEINNFEFTYAGAEEPSLKQVTMPIAKNSVTALIGPSGCGKSTLLRSINRMHDLYPGNRYGGEILFEERNILDPKEDLINLRINIGMIFQKPTAFPMSIYDNVAYGMRLQGIKNKTELGDRVEKALKDAAIWKEVKDRLKHDANGLSGGQQQRLCIARAIAVEPKVLLFDEPTSALDPISTQGIEELVTELKEKVSIIIVTHNMQQAARVSDYTGFMYLGELVELGKTEELFVTPAESLTEEYITGKFG; encoded by the coding sequence ATGGCAACTATCGTCAACGTCACAGAAGAAAAAGCGCTAGAAATCAATAACTTCGAATTTACCTATGCCGGTGCCGAGGAACCGAGTCTTAAGCAGGTCACTATGCCGATCGCCAAAAACTCCGTGACGGCGCTGATCGGACCGTCAGGATGTGGTAAGTCAACACTTCTTCGTTCAATAAACCGCATGCATGATCTCTATCCCGGCAACCGATACGGGGGAGAGATCCTCTTTGAGGAACGCAATATCCTTGATCCAAAAGAGGATCTCATCAACCTGCGCATCAACATCGGGATGATCTTCCAGAAGCCGACGGCTTTCCCAATGAGCATCTATGACAATGTCGCCTACGGTATGCGTCTGCAGGGGATCAAAAACAAGACTGAACTGGGGGACCGTGTCGAAAAAGCGCTAAAAGATGCCGCCATCTGGAAAGAGGTGAAAGATAGACTGAAGCATGATGCTAACGGTCTCTCCGGCGGTCAGCAGCAGCGCCTTTGTATCGCACGCGCCATCGCGGTAGAGCCGAAAGTGCTTCTTTTTGATGAGCCGACCTCCGCGCTTGACCCTATCTCGACGCAGGGGATCGAAGAGCTGGTGACTGAGCTCAAAGAGAAGGTCTCGATCATTATCGTAACCCATAACATGCAGCAGGCGGCACGTGTAAGCGATTATACGGGCTTTATGTACCTCGGTGAACTCGTTGAGCTCGGTAAGACGGAAGAGCTCTTTGTAACGCCTGCAGAGTCTCTAACAGAAGAGTATATCACCGGTAAGTTCGGTTGA
- the pstA gene encoding phosphate ABC transporter permease PstA → MTATQKRVLINKIVMALSTLSALIGLGFLFWILFILVSNGIEAINWDIFMFEGAPPGYEESGLKQALIGQLIIVGLATLIGVPLGILAGTYLSEYGQRSKLAETIRDISDIMMSAPSIVIGAFVYAIVVIPMGHFSALAGVAALTIIMLPIILRTTDDMLHLVPSTLREAAFALGAPKYKVIIQVVYRGAKAGILTGILLGVARVAGETAPLLFTSFNDNFMSTDLFEPMASLTVTMFNYATSPYEDWQRLGWAAAFILSVFILGLNIIGRLILLTKKVK, encoded by the coding sequence ATGACTGCAACACAAAAACGTGTCTTAATCAATAAAATCGTCATGGCACTCTCCACCCTCTCTGCACTGATCGGTCTGGGCTTTCTTTTCTGGATCCTCTTTATACTCGTCAGCAATGGGATCGAGGCGATAAACTGGGATATATTCATGTTCGAAGGAGCACCTCCGGGTTATGAAGAGAGCGGTCTCAAACAGGCACTGATCGGCCAGCTTATCATTGTCGGTCTTGCAACGCTCATCGGCGTGCCGCTTGGTATATTGGCCGGCACCTACCTGAGCGAGTACGGTCAAAGATCGAAACTGGCTGAGACCATCCGTGATATCTCGGACATCATGATGTCGGCACCGAGTATCGTTATCGGCGCATTTGTCTATGCTATCGTTGTCATACCGATGGGGCATTTCAGTGCCCTGGCCGGTGTTGCGGCACTGACCATCATCATGCTACCGATCATTCTTCGTACCACGGACGATATGCTGCATCTTGTCCCATCCACCCTGCGCGAAGCGGCCTTCGCCCTTGGGGCACCTAAATACAAGGTGATCATTCAAGTCGTCTACCGTGGTGCCAAAGCAGGTATCCTGACCGGTATCTTACTGGGTGTAGCCCGTGTTGCCGGCGAGACCGCGCCACTGCTCTTTACCTCGTTCAACGACAATTTTATGAGTACCGACCTCTTCGAGCCGATGGCATCACTGACCGTTACCATGTTCAACTATGCCACCAGTCCGTACGAGGATTGGCAGCGCCTTGGCTGGGCCGCCGCCTTCATCCTCTCTGTATTTATCCTGGGTCTCAATATCATAGGCCGTCTCATTCTACTTACTAAAAAGGTCAAATAA
- the pstC gene encoding phosphate ABC transporter permease subunit PstC — MTKIIDNIFANATRLIAIAILLITAWIFTVLFQESLLSMQTFGLDFVTESKWAPNLEKFGAYAAIMGSIISTFLAMVLAIPVAIGVAIFLSEIAHQKLKAPVGVSIELLAAIPSVIYGMWGLFYFVPIIRDLFGGLGIGMLTAGIVLAIMILPFMAAVTRDAMNTTPDILKESAYALGGTKWDVIKDVVIPYSKAGIIGALILALGRAIGETMAVTFVMGNVHKVSLDLTQPATSIPVTLANEFTEADTDLYFSSLFELALILLVISFTIISIAKFYFLRRKRSVK, encoded by the coding sequence ATGACAAAAATCATAGACAATATCTTTGCCAATGCGACCCGTCTGATCGCCATTGCTATTTTACTGATCACCGCATGGATATTTACCGTTTTATTCCAGGAGTCCCTGCTCTCCATGCAGACCTTTGGTCTTGACTTTGTCACCGAGTCAAAATGGGCTCCCAACCTGGAAAAATTCGGTGCCTATGCCGCGATTATGGGTTCTATCATCTCCACCTTTCTGGCGATGGTTCTGGCTATCCCCGTGGCGATCGGCGTCGCTATCTTTTTAAGCGAGATCGCACATCAGAAGCTTAAAGCGCCGGTCGGTGTCTCGATCGAGCTGCTTGCGGCCATCCCCTCTGTTATCTACGGTATGTGGGGACTTTTTTACTTCGTGCCTATCATCCGGGATCTTTTCGGCGGACTGGGGATCGGTATGCTTACGGCCGGTATCGTCCTTGCCATTATGATCCTCCCGTTTATGGCTGCCGTCACCAGAGATGCGATGAATACCACCCCGGACATTCTGAAAGAGTCCGCCTATGCACTGGGCGGAACGAAGTGGGATGTTATCAAAGATGTTGTCATCCCCTACTCAAAAGCAGGCATCATCGGCGCACTTATCCTTGCCCTCGGCCGTGCTATCGGTGAGACGATGGCAGTTACCTTTGTTATGGGCAATGTCCATAAAGTGTCGCTCGACCTGACCCAGCCCGCTACCTCGATTCCGGTAACACTGGCCAACGAGTTTACCGAAGCCGATACAGACCTCTACTTCTCCAGCCTTTTTGAGTTGGCACTGATACTGCTTGTGATCAGCTTTACCATCATCTCGATAGCGAAGTTCTACTTCCTTCGCCGCAAAAGGAGCGTCAAATGA
- a CDS encoding HD domain-containing protein: MIKLPSALLPVIDHLVAKKCRPVVVGGYVRDSLLNIPSKDIDIEVFGLKDLGQLEQLLLPFGKVNSVGKSFGVVKLQQDDTEVDFSLPRQEKKIARGHKGFSVTLDGTLSFKEAARRRDFTINAMGYDLVEKKLLDPFNGQDDLKAKRLDLVDPQTFIEDPLRLYRAVQFAARFELTPSKKLLDLGRQMVETKMLDELPKERIFEEFKKLLLKSRRPSVGFALMDELGMLNCFPELKALKRLPQDSHCHPEGDVWTHTMMVLDAMTTLHGEDEKSNLRLSLAALCHDLGKANTTAFIDGTISAIGHENTGIALTQTLLGRMTDEKALVESILPLVQNHLKPLQFYRRDAEAAAIRRLANAVNIKELIILAKADFLGRNTEEAGNGRFKAGEWLQERAAALNVLEAPLKPLLQGRDLIKAGLAPSTAFKQILEEAYEAQIEGSICTHQEAILWLKELLGNDL; this comes from the coding sequence ATGATAAAGCTGCCCTCCGCCCTGCTTCCTGTTATCGATCATCTTGTAGCAAAAAAATGCCGCCCTGTCGTGGTGGGCGGTTATGTACGCGATTCGCTCCTGAACATCCCCTCCAAAGATATCGATATCGAGGTCTTCGGCCTCAAAGACCTCGGCCAGCTTGAACAGCTGCTGCTTCCGTTCGGAAAGGTCAACAGTGTCGGCAAAAGCTTCGGTGTTGTCAAACTGCAGCAAGATGATACGGAAGTCGATTTTTCCCTTCCGCGCCAGGAGAAGAAGATCGCACGGGGGCACAAAGGCTTTTCCGTTACTCTTGATGGTACACTCAGCTTTAAAGAGGCGGCCAGACGACGGGATTTTACCATCAATGCCATGGGGTATGATCTTGTCGAAAAAAAACTGCTAGACCCTTTCAACGGGCAGGATGATCTTAAGGCAAAGCGTCTGGACCTTGTCGATCCCCAAACATTTATCGAAGATCCGCTCCGGCTCTACCGCGCGGTGCAGTTTGCCGCGCGTTTTGAACTGACGCCTTCGAAAAAACTGCTGGACTTGGGCCGTCAAATGGTAGAAACGAAGATGCTTGATGAACTGCCGAAAGAGCGTATTTTCGAAGAGTTCAAGAAACTGCTCTTGAAGAGCAGGAGACCCTCTGTCGGATTTGCACTGATGGATGAACTCGGCATGCTGAACTGTTTTCCGGAACTCAAAGCCCTTAAAAGACTGCCACAGGACTCCCACTGCCATCCCGAAGGCGATGTCTGGACCCATACGATGATGGTGCTGGATGCCATGACAACACTTCACGGTGAAGATGAAAAGAGCAATCTTCGGCTCTCTTTGGCCGCACTTTGTCACGACCTCGGCAAGGCAAACACAACGGCTTTCATAGACGGAACGATCAGCGCGATCGGGCACGAAAACACGGGGATTGCGCTGACACAGACACTGCTTGGACGAATGACGGACGAAAAAGCGCTTGTTGAAAGCATCCTGCCCCTTGTTCAGAACCACCTAAAGCCGTTGCAGTTCTATAGACGCGATGCGGAAGCTGCCGCCATCCGACGTCTCGCCAATGCAGTCAATATAAAAGAGCTCATTATTCTCGCTAAAGCGGACTTTTTGGGCCGCAACACCGAAGAAGCCGGAAACGGCAGGTTTAAAGCCGGCGAATGGCTTCAGGAGAGAGCGGCGGCACTGAATGTCCTCGAAGCACCGCTCAAACCGCTGCTGCAGGGACGAGACCTTATCAAAGCAGGACTTGCTCCCTCCACGGCTTTTAAACAGATTTTAGAAGAGGCCTATGAAGCGCAGATAGAGGGAAGTATCTGCACGCATCAAGAAGCAATTTTATGGTTGAAAGAGCTGCTTGGAAACGACCTGTAA
- a CDS encoding HAMP domain-containing sensor histidine kinase, with translation MLKLHHFFFANIVGLFLATLVISSIVSYYTLKTFVITENQKQLEQSITLLQLQSYHLSDLDRIAANAHASIQDRVTFVAEDGTVLADSNTDKFAMENHADRYEIMQARRDGLGVDTRYSATTHIHYLYVAKKILVDDRVIYLRLATPLHTVMSNFYTLWYRLIVIFIIFMIIGLIAAYQMSKRVRYDIAQITKYLEEISNKNYKAVIKTRYFSEFLHIALNLKDLAKKLATRDKQKRKYTAKLRLVNKQRNDILSAISHEFKNPIASIMGYADTILDDPEINPKIRDRFLEKILANARKITYMIDRLALSVKLENNDLTIHPIQFNLADLIQDVILNLSKKYRDRKILFNDEACTVYADKDMLDNVLTNLIDNALKYSDEDVMVTISNNTLMVTDKGMGISKSELDKVASKFYRVDKNTWDNSMGLGLAIVSYILNLHKTKLIIESEVGEGSRFGFSLKNMLKGASA, from the coding sequence GTGCTGAAACTCCACCACTTCTTTTTTGCCAATATCGTCGGACTCTTTTTAGCCACCCTCGTTATCTCCTCGATTGTGAGCTATTACACCCTGAAGACCTTCGTCATCACGGAAAATCAAAAGCAGCTTGAGCAGAGCATCACTTTGCTGCAGTTACAATCCTATCACCTCAGCGACCTCGACCGTATTGCAGCAAATGCCCACGCCTCCATTCAGGACCGGGTCACCTTTGTCGCGGAAGACGGTACCGTTCTTGCCGACAGCAACACAGACAAATTCGCGATGGAAAACCATGCCGACCGTTATGAGATCATGCAGGCCAGACGCGACGGGCTTGGTGTTGATACCCGTTATTCCGCAACGACCCACATCCATTATCTCTATGTCGCTAAAAAGATCCTTGTGGACGACCGTGTCATCTACCTTCGTCTTGCCACCCCGCTGCACACCGTTATGTCTAACTTCTATACGCTCTGGTACCGCCTGATCGTGATCTTTATCATCTTCATGATCATCGGCCTGATCGCAGCCTATCAGATGAGCAAGCGGGTGCGCTATGACATCGCCCAGATCACCAAATACCTTGAAGAGATCTCCAACAAAAACTACAAAGCGGTCATCAAGACCCGCTATTTCAGCGAATTTCTGCATATTGCGCTGAACCTCAAAGACCTGGCCAAAAAACTCGCCACTCGTGACAAACAAAAACGCAAGTACACCGCTAAACTTCGCCTTGTCAATAAACAGCGCAACGATATTCTATCGGCCATTTCGCATGAGTTCAAAAACCCGATCGCTTCGATCATGGGCTATGCCGATACTATTTTGGACGATCCGGAGATCAACCCAAAGATCAGAGACCGTTTTCTGGAGAAGATCCTCGCCAATGCACGAAAGATCACCTATATGATCGACCGTCTTGCCCTCTCGGTCAAACTTGAAAACAATGATCTGACCATTCATCCGATCCAGTTCAACCTGGCCGATCTTATTCAGGATGTCATACTGAACCTTTCGAAAAAATACCGCGACAGAAAGATCCTCTTCAATGACGAGGCGTGCACGGTCTATGCCGACAAGGATATGCTTGACAATGTACTGACAAACCTTATCGACAATGCCCTGAAATACTCCGATGAGGATGTGATGGTGACGATTAGCAACAACACCCTGATGGTGACAGACAAGGGTATGGGCATCAGCAAAAGCGAACTTGACAAGGTCGCATCAAAGTTCTATCGCGTCGACAAAAACACCTGGGACAACTCTATGGGGCTCGGGCTGGCCATAGTAAGCTATATACTCAACCTCCATAAGACCAAGCTGATCATTGAGAGTGAAGTTGGCGAAGGGTCCAGGTTCGGTTTTTCTTTGAAAAACATGCTGAAGGGGGCTTCAGCATAA
- a CDS encoding response regulator transcription factor yields MSGLIVIVEDEEDILELIEYNLEKEGFETVGFTSTKNVSQFLEEEKVDLLIMDRNLPGVEGSEFVAQMRDLGVETPVIYLTAKNKESDIEEGFERGGDDYITKPFNMKELVLRIKALLKRTKKDRNEGKVVYRDIILDLGSRELTIDGKNVELTKLEFDLLYTLIANQNIVLDRDYLLERVWGGDAIYQDRTVNVAINRLKEKIDPDKSKEYIKTVRGIGYTLC; encoded by the coding sequence ATGAGTGGTTTGATCGTCATTGTGGAAGATGAGGAAGATATCCTGGAACTCATCGAATACAACCTTGAAAAAGAGGGATTTGAGACCGTCGGTTTTACCAGTACAAAAAATGTAAGTCAGTTTTTGGAAGAGGAGAAAGTCGATCTTCTCATCATGGACCGCAATCTTCCCGGTGTCGAAGGAAGCGAGTTTGTAGCGCAGATGCGTGACCTGGGTGTCGAAACGCCCGTCATCTATCTGACCGCCAAGAACAAAGAGAGCGATATCGAGGAGGGGTTCGAGCGCGGCGGTGATGACTACATCACCAAACCCTTCAATATGAAAGAGCTTGTCCTTCGCATCAAAGCACTGCTCAAGCGCACTAAAAAAGACAGGAACGAAGGCAAGGTCGTCTACCGTGACATCATTCTTGACCTCGGGTCGAGAGAACTTACTATCGACGGTAAAAATGTCGAACTGACCAAACTTGAATTTGACCTCCTTTACACGCTTATCGCAAACCAGAATATCGTTTTGGACCGTGACTACCTGCTTGAGCGTGTCTGGGGCGGCGATGCGATCTACCAGGACCGTACCGTCAATGTGGCGATCAACCGTCTGAAAGAGAAGATCGATCCCGACAAGTCCAAAGAGTACATTAAAACGGTTAGAGGGATAGGTTATACCCTGTGCTGA
- a CDS encoding PhoU domain-containing protein, which produces MLPKYEQKIHNIQNMIAELMGQVVEANQISLDAYKTHDNNKYSAVKTVLKSIDAEANAIDNEIIKTFALFGPEAQELRMLVAYLKLTNELLRIAEGSKKYAARMQAHCEGECTLKMFDDIVIKLHTTMLNAMTYILECFETPGDCDMEELYRKIMVEESKNDDLFSILEKEIMTQIMGEQELSVEYVHVLGTLRKLERGCDRAVNIANLLLYAAKGGEMRIY; this is translated from the coding sequence ATGCTGCCAAAATACGAACAGAAGATTCATAATATCCAAAATATGATCGCAGAGCTCATGGGACAGGTAGTGGAAGCAAACCAAATTTCACTTGACGCCTACAAAACACACGACAACAATAAATACAGCGCGGTCAAAACGGTGTTGAAATCGATTGATGCTGAAGCTAACGCGATCGATAACGAGATCATCAAGACCTTTGCCCTCTTTGGCCCGGAGGCGCAAGAGCTGCGTATGCTTGTTGCCTATCTCAAACTGACTAACGAACTGCTGCGTATTGCGGAAGGCAGCAAGAAATACGCTGCTCGCATGCAGGCGCACTGCGAAGGTGAATGCACCCTCAAAATGTTTGACGACATCGTCATAAAGCTTCACACCACCATGCTGAATGCGATGACCTATATCCTTGAGTGTTTTGAAACTCCGGGTGATTGTGATATGGAAGAGCTTTATCGTAAGATCATGGTCGAAGAGAGTAAAAATGACGATCTTTTCAGCATCCTGGAAAAAGAGATCATGACGCAGATCATGGGGGAGCAGGAGCTTTCAGTCGAATACGTGCATGTTCTTGGTACACTAAGAAAACTTGAACGCGGTTGTGACCGCGCTGTCAATATCGCTAATTTGCTGCTCTATGCCGCAAAAGGCGGTGAGATGCGCATTTACTAA
- the pstS gene encoding phosphate ABC transporter substrate-binding protein PstS: protein MLKKLVTSALLAAVAATVSIAGDKISGAGASFPAPLYYDWAFQYGKETKSRVNYQSIGSGGGIKQISKRIVDFGASDKPLKAKELAKSKLLQFPAVIGSIVVALNVPGIEDEKLRLTNEAVADIFAGKITMWNDPKIAAENKGLKLPNQKIIVVHRSDGSGTTYNFTYYLNKSSKNWADNYGAGKAIDWATGIGGKGNEGVASLIKQTPYTIGYIENAYKEKNHLAAATLQSASGKWVPAREENFKAAAKYANWTKEGHFYAMLTLQPGDTSYPIVAATFILLPVEKADMNKKVIAFYDYAFKTGDEAAKKLGYIPLPEATKKMIREYWAANIK, encoded by the coding sequence ATGTTAAAAAAACTCGTTACAAGTGCATTGTTGGCCGCCGTTGCAGCAACAGTGTCTATCGCAGGCGATAAGATCAGTGGGGCAGGCGCCTCTTTCCCGGCACCTCTATATTATGACTGGGCATTCCAGTATGGAAAAGAGACGAAATCCCGTGTCAACTACCAAAGTATCGGTTCAGGCGGGGGGATCAAGCAGATCTCAAAACGCATTGTCGACTTCGGTGCTTCGGACAAGCCTCTTAAAGCGAAAGAGCTTGCTAAGTCTAAACTGCTTCAATTCCCTGCCGTGATCGGTTCGATCGTTGTTGCACTGAATGTACCGGGTATCGAAGATGAAAAGCTCCGCCTTACCAATGAAGCGGTAGCCGACATCTTCGCCGGCAAGATCACGATGTGGAACGACCCGAAGATCGCTGCCGAGAACAAAGGGCTCAAGCTTCCGAATCAAAAGATCATCGTTGTCCACCGTTCGGACGGATCGGGTACGACATACAACTTCACCTACTACCTGAACAAAAGCTCTAAGAACTGGGCCGACAATTACGGTGCGGGTAAAGCGATCGACTGGGCGACCGGCATCGGCGGTAAAGGCAACGAGGGTGTGGCATCATTGATCAAACAGACCCCGTATACGATCGGCTATATCGAAAACGCCTACAAAGAGAAAAACCACCTTGCTGCGGCGACACTGCAGAGTGCGAGCGGAAAATGGGTACCGGCGAGAGAAGAAAACTTCAAAGCGGCGGCAAAATATGCTAACTGGACAAAAGAGGGGCACTTTTACGCCATGTTGACGCTTCAGCCGGGCGACACCTCTTACCCTATTGTTGCGGCAACGTTTATCCTCCTTCCGGTTGAGAAGGCTGATATGAACAAAAAAGTGATCGCTTTTTATGACTACGCTTTTAAAACAGGTGACGAAGCTGCGAAAAAACTCGGCTACATCCCGCTTCCGGAAGCAACGAAAAAAATGATCCGCGAATACTGGGCAGCAAACATTAAATAG